A stretch of DNA from Cryptosporangium aurantiacum:
GGACGTGCCGATCCTGCTCGACACGCTGGTCGCGCTGGGGGCGTTCGTGGCCGCGTCGGCCGGTGGATACCTGATCAACGACGCCCGTGACGTCGAGCGCGACCGCGCTCACCCGAGCAAGCGTCGCCGGCCGATCGCCCGCGGAGACGTGCCGCTCTCGCTGGCGTACACGGCCGGGGTCGTGCTGCTGCTCGCTGCGGTCAGCGTCCCAGCGCTCACCGGCTACGGCGAGCTCGCGATCTGCGTCGGCGTGTACGTGGGCTGCACGACCCTCTACAGCAACTGGCTGAAGCACGAGCCGGTCGTCGACCTGGCGCTGGTCGCCGCGGGGTTCCTGCTGCGGTCGATGGCCGGAGGCCTGGCCGCGGACATCCCGCTGTCGCGCTGGTTCCTGATCGTTGCCGCGTTCGGCAGCCTGTTCATGGTGGCCGGCAAGCGGTACTCGGAGATCGTGACGCTCGGGGACGACCAGGGGACGCGGCCCTCGCTGCGGGAGTATTCGGCCAGCTATCTGCGGTTCGTCTGGAGCACGTCGGCGGGTGTGGTGATCGCCGCATACTGCCTCTGGGCGTTCGAGGTCGCAGACGAGCGGGCCGGTGAGACGACGGCCCCGTGGACGTCGTTGTCGATTGCACCCCTGGTGCTGGGGCTGCTGAAGTATGCCCGCGACATCGACCGCGGACAGACCGGTGAGCCGGAGGAAATAGTGTTACGCGACAAGGTACTGCTGGCGCTCGGTGGAGCGTGGTTGGTGCTTTTCGGGCTGGGTGTACTGCATGTCTGAGCCGCGGTCCGACAATTCCCTTCCGGACGGTCCTCCGGAGGTTCCCGGCCAGCGCAGGCCGAGCGACGATTGGTCCGGGCCACGCGAGGAGCCGAGCTGGGCAGCGGCCGAGCGCGCCCGCTACGCGCAGGGGCCGCCGATCAGCCAACCGGCGCCGGAGAACTGGTGGGAGACGCCACTCGCGCCCGGCGACGTGCCCGCGGGCCCGCCGCCGGACCCGTTCGTCACCCCGACACCCGACGCCGCCGCCCCGCCCCGCCCGACAGACCCCGAGCCCGCGCCCCCCGCCCGGCCCGGCCCGGACCGCGAGGCCGCGCCGCCAACCCCGTCGGTCGCCGACCGCGAGATCGCGCCACCCGCCCGGTCCGGACCGGACCGCGAGGCCGCGCCACCGGCGCGGCCCGCACCGGATCAGGGGGGCGCGCCGTCGGCATGGCCGGGATCGTCGGCCGCGGATCGCGGGGTCGTGCCGCCAGCCCGGTCCGGACCCGACCGCGAGGCCACGCTGCCAGCGTCGTCGGCCGCGGATCGGGAGGTCGCGCCGCCCGCGCGGCCCGCACCGGATCAGGGGGGCGCGCCGCCTGCGGGGCCGGGACCGTCGGGGACGGATCGCGGCGTTGCGCCGCCGCGGGAGCCTTCTCGGCCGGCGAACGCCGGTGGGCCCGCGGCGCCGCGGGCCGCCGATCCGGCGGGATGGATCAAACCGCCGGACCCGGGTCCGGCGGCTCCGCTGCGCGAGCCCCTCCCGCCGGTGCCGCCGCGCAACGCGGATCCGGCCGGATGGATCAAACCGCCGCGCGGAACCGAGCCCCTCCCGCCGGTGCCGCCGCGGAACGCGTCCCCGGCCGGAACGGGCACCCCGCCCGCGACGCCGCGAGGCGATCAGGCGCGTCCGCATGCGGGCGAGGTCAACGGCCTGTCGCCGCTCTCGGTCCGGCCGACGCCGCCCGCTCCCGCCACGCCGCAGGACGCACCCGGCAGTCGAGCGGGCGCACCAGAGACCCGGCGACCGACCGAATCGGACACCTCGCTCCCCCCACCCCCA
This window harbors:
- a CDS encoding decaprenyl-phosphate phosphoribosyltransferase, producing MRETATAAGADTGTQADPEVTRSSDASAAQRPPGAVALAPADADAAADAVEVTSRVEGLSLGRRSWAFAQSLRPRQWIKNVLVFAAPLAAGRLWDVPILLDTLVALGAFVAASAGGYLINDARDVERDRAHPSKRRRPIARGDVPLSLAYTAGVVLLLAAVSVPALTGYGELAICVGVYVGCTTLYSNWLKHEPVVDLALVAAGFLLRSMAGGLAADIPLSRWFLIVAAFGSLFMVAGKRYSEIVTLGDDQGTRPSLREYSASYLRFVWSTSAGVVIAAYCLWAFEVADERAGETTAPWTSLSIAPLVLGLLKYARDIDRGQTGEPEEIVLRDKVLLALGGAWLVLFGLGVLHV